The DNA sequence AAAATCCTTTCAAGGGTCAAATCTACTTtataagggggaaaaaaaaaggacaaatagGACCATAGACTCATAGAGTAGCTaggaaaggaccttaaagatcatcaagttccaaacaATTACAATAAATTATGTGATGATAATATGGATGTTAAAGTTGTCATAACACCCAGTTGTGACTTCCAAGCAGCTCTTACAAATCTTTGTTACTCACATCAAAGATCTCAAAGCCAGCGATGTCCAGGACACCAATGAAGTACTGCCTGGGCTGCTTGGTGTCCAGCTGTTGGTTGATGCGAAGAACCATCCACAAGAACATCCTCTCATAGACAGCCTTTGCCAGAGCACCTACAGCATTGTGCACCTAAAGCAAAGGCAGATGTTTGCATTTACCATGCACAGCAGAGGAGAATCAAAGAGCTCTTAATTCAAAGCATGGTTTCAGGTTACTGTTTCTTACCTGCTGCACAGTTTGACCTTTGGTCACATACTCATTTCCAACTTTGACTCGAGGGTAGCACAGTGCCTTTAGCATGTCAGCTGAATTCAGGCCCATCAGGTAGGCAGCCTTGTCAGCCACTAAACAGCAAAGAGAGACGGAAAAGAATTCAGCATTACTAACATTTTGTATCTTGAAGTCTTCTCtaagcactgcagaaagaatCTCAGTGACATCAAAGCCATTATGTGTGTGGAGCTTTTTGAAAGAACTTATATTTGAAGTTCTTCATTGACGCACGCAAAATGTAATGATGTTTTGTTAAAGTTTTACAAAACTGAAAGCTGAACGTTTGTGGTATGCACATATCTCAGGAGTGAAACTCATTGGATTCTGTCCTTTCTCAGATGCAACTGCAGTACTTCCCACCTTTTGCCCAGTCCTTTGGTAAGAGGAGCCAACAGTGGGAAAACTGGAGACGTGGTTTCAAGATCCTACCCCAGCAGAGGGGAAACAAATGCACCTTTCACAACAGAGCTCCCTGAGCATCTGACAggtaagggagaaaaggaaCACGGCCACCCATTTTGTTAGGGCTGAACCACTTTACTGTTCCGCAAGGGTTGTAAGATATGTCCAACAGAAGTATGAGCagtaacatttcagaaaagataTCCACAGCTGGAGCTGTCTTCCTGGCAGTGTACACAGGACAGTTTAAATTGTTAATTTGGAATACGATAGACAAATCCAGAGATTTTACATCAGAGAAACTGATACAATGGGTGGAGAAGGGACTGCTTCTGACTTACTGTTTTCCTTGGGATTCTAAAGCCCAACTTTGGCTAAGACACAGAGTGGCTCAAAGGACCATTAGCTACTGAGTTTAACAATACCTTCTGTGCCATCTggctctgcctgctcctctcGCTGTTTCTGCTTGAACTTCAAGTTCCCATAGTGCATGACAGCCCCTGTCAGCTTGTAGATGGCAGTCTTTTCATCAGCAGTGAAGCCCAGGATGTCAATGGCACTCTGGTAATAGATTCAGTATAGTGAAATATTTGTCTGAATATGATACATGACCTATAACAGTTGACCTGTTTTATACACTACTCACATCCGTAGCCATCAGCTCCTCCTTGTCATCAATGCTGGGGACAGTGATCTCACCTTGACTCACAAAAGGGTAGTCATACGGGTTGGTGGTGATAAGgagcatttctgaaaacaaatggatATTCACAGAttacatttcattcttttcataaaGTTATCAATTGTTGCTCTGTAATCTTCCTCCAAAAAGCTCAGAGATGTCTCCTACCAATTAGCTCTGGCTTCTTGTTGGAGGTGACCTGATAAAAAATGTGGTAGCTTCTTTCTGCCTTGAGCTGAAAAGTAACTCTGGACTTT is a window from the Meleagris gallopavo isolate NT-WF06-2002-E0010 breed Aviagen turkey brand Nicholas breeding stock chromosome 20 unlocalized genomic scaffold, Turkey_5.1 Chr20_random_7180001838125, whole genome shotgun sequence genome containing:
- the LOC104909345 gene encoding myosin heavy chain, skeletal muscle, adult-like codes for the protein MHYGNLKFKQKQREEQAEPDGTEVADKAAYLMGLNSADMLKALCYPRVKVGNEYVTKGQTVQQVHNAVGALAKAVYERMFLWMVLRINQQLDTKQPRQYFIGVLDIAGFEIFDVSNKDL